One segment of Rosa chinensis cultivar Old Blush chromosome 6, RchiOBHm-V2, whole genome shotgun sequence DNA contains the following:
- the LOC112174173 gene encoding chaperonin CPN60-1, mitochondrial, translating into MYRFATNLASKARLAKNSGQQIGSRISWRRNYAAKDIKFGVEARSLMLRGVEELADAVKVTMGPKGRNVVLEQSFGAPKVTKDGVTVAKSIEFKDKVKNIGASLVKQVANATNDAAGDGTTCATVLTRAIFTEGCKSVAAGMNAMDLRRGITMAVDCVVTNLKSRARMISTSEEIAQVGTISANGDREIGELIAKAMEKVGKEGVITISDGKTLDNELEVVEGMKLDRGYISPYFITNQKNQKCELDDPLVLIYEKKISNLNAVVKILELALKKQRPLLIVAEDFESEALATLILNKLRAGIKVCAIKAPGFGENRKANLQDLAILTGGEVITEELGLNLEKVGPEMLGTCKRITVSKDDTVILDGAGDKKAIEERCEQLRSSIELSTSDYDKEKLQERLAKISGGVAVLKIGGASEAEVGEKKDRVTDALNATKAAVEEGIVPGGGAALLYASKELDKLQTANFDQKIGVQIIQNALKMPVSTIASNAGVEGAVVVGKLLEQDNPDLGYDAAKGEYVDMIKAGIIDPLKVIRTALVDAASVSSLMTTTEAVVVSLPEKEGPAVGAGMGGMGGMDY; encoded by the exons ATGTACCGCTTCGCCACTAACCTCGCCTCCAAAGCCAG GTTGGCTAAGAACAGTGGCCAGCAG ATTGGCAGCAGAATAAGTTGGAGAAGGAACTATGCGGCCAAGGATATTAAATTCGGTGTGGAAGCCCGATCGTTGATGCTTAGGGGTGTGGAAGAGCTTGCCGATGCTGTTAAAGTCACAATGGGGCCAAAA GGACGCAATGTTGTCCTGGAGCAAAGCTTTGGAGCTCCCAAAGTGACAAAGGATGGTGTGACTGTAGCAAAGAGCATTGAGTTCAAAGACAAAGTCAAAAACATTGGTGCTAGTCTTGTAAAGCAGGTGGCAAATGCTACAAATGATGCTGCGGGCGATG GTACCACTTGTGCTACAGTTCTCACCCGTGCCATATTTACCGAAGGATGCAAGTCAGTGGCAGCTGGAATGAATGCTATGGACCTAAGACGAGGCATCACAATGGCAGTTGATTGTGTTGTGACAAACTTGAAGAGCAGGGCTCGGATGATCAGTACATCAGAGGAAATAGCTCAG GTTGGCACAATATCAGCTAATGGTGACAGAGAGATTGGTGAGCTAATAGCTAAGGCTATGGAGAAAGTTGGTAAAGAAGGTGTTATCACCATATCT GATGGAAAAACACTCGACAATGAATTGGAGGTTGTTGAAGGAATGAAGCTGGACAGGGGTTATATATCCCCTTATTTtatcaccaatcagaagaaccaaaAATGT GAATTGGACGATCCACTTGTCTTAATCTACGAGAAGAAAATCTCAAATCTAAATGCTGTAGTGAAAATATTAGAGCTGGCATTGAAG AAACAAAGGCCTCTGCTGATTGTTGCTGAAGATTTTGAAAGTGAAGCACTTGCTACACTCATTTTAAACAAGCTTCGTGCTGGAATTAAG GTCTGTGCAATTAAAGCCCCTGGATTCGGAGAGAACAGGAAGGCAAATCTGCAGGACCTAGCCATTCTTACTGGAGGCGAG GTGATAACTGAAGAGCTTGGTCTGAACCTCGAAAAAGTGGGACCAGAGATGCTTGGCACATGCAAAAGG ATTACAGTTTCCAAAGATGATACTGTTATTCTTGATGGGGCTGGTGACAAGAAAGCTATTGAAGAAAGATGTGAACAG TTAAGATCATCAATTGAATTGAGCACTTCTGATTACGACAAGGAGAAGCTACAAGAGCGGCTGGCAAAGATTTCTGGTGGTGTTGCTGTTCTAAAG ATTGGCGGAGCTAGTGAAGCAGAAGTCGGTGAAAAGAAGGATAGGGTTACTGATGCTCTGAATGCCACTAAGGCTGCTGTAGAAGAAGGAATTGTACCTG GTGGTGGTGCAGCACTTCTGTATGCCTCCAAAGAGCTGGACAAGTTGCAAACTGCAAACTTTGATCAAAAGATTGGTGTGCAGATCATTCAAAATGCTCTTAAG ATGCCTGTatccacaattgcttcgaacgcTGGAGTTGAGGGGGCAGTCGTTGTCGGCAAGCTGTTGGAGCAGGACAATCCTGACCTTGGATATGATGCAGCAAAGG GTGAATATGTAGACATGATAAAGGCCGGGATCATTGATCCCTTGAAAGTCATCAGAACTGCCTTGGTAGATGCTGCAAG TGTCTCCTCGTTAATGACTACCACCGAGGCAGTTGTTGTCTCGCTTCCTGAGAAGGAAGGCCCTGCAGTGGGAGCTGGTATGGGAGGAATGGGAGGCATGGATTACTAG